In Glycine max cultivar Williams 82 chromosome 7, Glycine_max_v4.0, whole genome shotgun sequence, a single window of DNA contains:
- the LOC121175196 gene encoding uncharacterized protein: MREGETERDSERDSGWERVRSRRERRENERTRGMKGPCLSIVRERKGGQQRRMRVNWRDHRNISSFYFTRFPEDATEDELWKIFRRAGDVREVFISNKRNRNGRRYGFVRFIGVDNVQQLERRLDNIVLGGLKLYVNIPKYERGRGRVQPQSTGGRDHTRHVEQGRRETYQAQKHTAMPGQIRGSFADVVARREPRIQQRRTSIVQNAKTNTSRSKVHLDSPMTAPKWLQDAWVGMLKNLALLDRVEENMLWDWGLDVVPKYIGDNMVLLPSLTEDKAKQMVEDGTAGREVMFYLVERWNRKMRAGSRLTWVQCWGVPLVAWDSTHIREIVTAIGEVVEVDEEMEDLRKMDRARLLVRTPWKPLIQHTVSVHIETEVFQVHIIEESGSSPNWCHAGGARCLVHWRTFARRKARWVRYRN, from the coding sequence ATGAGAGAGGGAGAGACAGAGCGAGACAGTGAGAGAGACAGCGGGTGGGAAAGAGTGAGGTCGAGaagggagagaagagagaatgaGAGGACGAGAGGTATGAAGGGTCCGTGTCTGTCTATCGTCAGGGAAAGGAAAGGAGGTCAACAACGCCGCATGCGAGTCAACTGGAGAGATCATCGGAATATATCATCGTTTTACTTCACACGTTTTCCTGAAGACGCAACAGAGGATGAGCTATGGAAGATATTCAGAAGAGCGGGTGATGTCAGGGAGGTGTTTATCTCCAACAAGAGGAATAGGAACGGAAGAAGGTATGGATTTGTGAGATTCATTGGAGTGGATAACGTCCAACAGTTGGAAAGGAGATTGGATAACATAGTTCTGGGGGGATTAAAGTTATATGTTAACATCCCTAAATATGAAAGAGGTAGGGGTCGAGTGCAACCACAATCAACAGGGGGACGAGACCATACCAGACATGTCGAACAGGGGCGCAGAGAAACTTACCAGGCACAGAAGCACACAGCGATGCCGGGCCAGATACGCGGATCCTTTGCAGATGTGGTAGCTAGGAGAGAACCACGTATACAGCAAAGGAGGACATCAATAGTTCAGAATGCTAAAACCAACACTTCGAGATCAAAAGTACATCTTGACAGTCCTATGACAGCACCGAAGTGGCTACAGGATGCATGGGTGGGAATGCTAAAAAATCTTGCACTCCTTGACAGAGTAGAGGAGAATATGCTCTGGGACTGGGGATTAGACGTAGTGCCGAAATACATCGGCGACAACATGGTACTTCTCCCCAGCCTTACCGAAGACAAGGCAAAACAAATGGTGGAGGATGGGACTGCAGGAAGGGAGGTGATGTTTTATTTGGTGGAAAGGTGGAACAGGAAGATGCGTGCTGGTTCTAGACTTACATGGGTGCAATGTTGGGGAGTGCCGTTGGTAGCATGGGACTCAACACACATAAGGGAGATCGTGACGGCCATAGGCGAGGTAGTGGAAGTAGACGAGGAGATGGAGGATTTGAGGAAGATGGACAGGGCAAGGCTCCTTGTAAGAACACCGTGGAAACCACTGATTCAGCACACGGTGAGCGTCCATATTGAAACGGAGGTGTTCCAGGTACACATAATAGAGGAAAGTGGAAGCAGTCCCAATTGGTGCCATGCCGGCGGAGCGCGATGCTTAGTTCATTGGAGGACATTTGCTCGGAGGAAAGCGAGATGGGTTCGTTATCGGAACTGA